In one Methanobrevibacter arboriphilus genomic region, the following are encoded:
- a CDS encoding pseudomurein-binding repeat-containing protein — MTHLTLEEYRGMVEEIMDIKNTTGEMPEYAQVSNIRINREDYCNMIERVNKFILEMGRSPRSIEID; from the coding sequence ATGACACATTTGACACTAGAAGAATATAGAGGAATGGTAGAAGAGATTATGGATATAAAAAATACTACTGGTGAAATGCCAGAGTATGCTCAAGTAAGTAATATTAGGATTAATCGTGAAGATTATTGTAATATGATTGAGCGTGTCAATAAATTTATTTTAGAAATGGGCAGAAGTCCTCGTTCAATTGAAATTGATTAA
- a CDS encoding molybdenum cofactor guanylyltransferase, giving the protein MKSQSSQSIIILCGGMSKRMGQDKGSMKIQEVPMIIHVLEAITPQINEVIIVLNDRDRIAKYKSIIDSYLKKLNKKFKFNLIFLEDEIKNKGPLSGIMTGLKNISSEYGLILPCDSPFISNEYIKNMFEILDEIKSLYNNVDGITPFHFKKKLENEDKNEKNNIKTNKKTNKKNNKKVNGKLNRKTKENDNKKDNKNEIDIPKSGFYKEGVMKNFIIENTEPLHSIYKKNTYKTIESLLEQNEMKVKSLIKSINSYFILIDEYKDNSTNKKLNYNISSSNFKNINYKKDINEIN; this is encoded by the coding sequence ATGAAAAGCCAATCTAGTCAATCTATTATTATATTATGTGGAGGTATGAGTAAACGTATGGGTCAAGATAAAGGATCCATGAAAATACAAGAAGTACCTATGATAATTCATGTACTTGAAGCCATAACTCCCCAAATTAATGAAGTAATAATTGTTTTAAATGATAGAGATAGAATAGCTAAATATAAATCAATCATTGATAGCTATCTTAAAAAACTTAATAAAAAGTTTAAATTTAACTTAATTTTCTTAGAAGATGAAATTAAAAATAAAGGACCGCTTTCAGGTATAATGACTGGTCTTAAGAATATTTCCAGTGAATATGGACTTATTTTACCATGTGATTCTCCATTTATAAGTAATGAATATATTAAAAATATGTTTGAGATTCTAGATGAAATTAAATCCCTTTATAATAATGTTGATGGAATAACCCCCTTCCATTTCAAAAAAAAGCTTGAAAATGAAGATAAAAATGAAAAAAATAATATAAAAACTAATAAAAAAACTAATAAAAAAAATAATAAAAAAGTTAATGGGAAACTTAATAGAAAAACTAAAGAAAATGATAATAAAAAAGATAACAAAAATGAAATTGATATTCCTAAATCAGGATTTTATAAAGAAGGAGTAATGAAAAACTTTATAATAGAAAACACAGAACCACTACATAGTATTTATAAAAAAAACACATATAAAACCATAGAATCATTATTAGAGCAAAATGAAATGAAAGTAAAATCCCTCATAAAATCAATAAACTCTTATTTTATTTTGATTGATGAATATAAAGATAACTCTACTAATAAAAAACTTAATTACAATATATCTAGTTCTAATTTTAAAAATATCAATTATAAAAAAGATATAAATGAAATAAATTGA